The window CCCTTACTTCGCATAGAGGGTCTAACCCCAAACCCAATATGACCACCATGCATTAATAACGCCTCATTCAAGTCATGTCTGATATTAACAGCTCCAACAAACTTATTTATATCACAATCTAAACAAAAATAAGTTGTATCTGGGATGAGTCCATTTGTATTGGCATTATCAATATGTTTGATATAATTATCAAAATCATGATAATCTACCTTTCTAATTGCCGAAGGAATAGGTTTAGGTTCCTTTTGATACCATTCATCCATCATTTCAAATAAGTGCATTTTATACTTTTCATTTAAACGAACAAGTTTTATATTCATGATTAACCTCTACAAATTTATTGTTTACTAGATAAAGCAACATCAATAAATTTAACATTATTCCAAGGATCTTTTTCTAGTTTTTCTTCTAAAAATTCTAATTTTTCGTCAAAATGGTAGTTGTTCACCAATGATTCATAAGTGTCAATCCTTCTAAGTTGACTAAATAATCGATTTTGAATAACTTCTAAACCAAACATTTTATTACGTTCATTCCAGTTCTTTTCAAAAGATTCTACGACATCGATTAAATTTTTTCTCATTTCATTTAATTCTTCTTTAGCACCGTCAAAATTTTTTGTTTCAAAATAACCTTCTAATAAAATCTTTCTTAACGCAAGTTTATTTTTTAATAGTTTAGCTATACAAATTAAATGGTTATAATTTGTTTTTTCCGCTTCTTTAATAAACTCAATTGTATTTTCAAGCATTGGTGTTAATAAATGATAGTCATATCCAACATGATTATTTAAGTAAATTCCTAGTAATAAATCATCCCATAATAATAAAACTGGTTCATAACCCAAGGCATTGATGTTGGATGCAGTCTTTAAAACCGAGTATGATTTACACTTGATTTTTTCTAAATAGTTTTCATTTATTGATTCATCAATTACTTGATTTACATCAAACAATCCTAAGAATGACGACTCATAGTCACAATACGCTCCATCATCATTCCACTGTGTAAATATAATCTCCTGTACATTGTTTTCTTGAGACATTTTAATCGCATGCGTTGCAGTAGATAATGTTTTATTTTGATCATAAAAAAGTTTAGTCCAAATCCAAGTACCACTAGCCATAATCACTTTACGATTCATCTTTTGGTGATTTTGAATCATACCACGATATATATTTTCATCTTTGCTATAATAATCCCAATAAACTAGTGTTATATCTTTAGGAATGCGATTAATAAAATCATCTTCAAATTGAATTTCTAAATCATAATAATAATTTGCTTTTGAGCGATGACGGAAAAACATATCTGACCAAATACATACTTCTCCATATCCCATCTTTTTAGCAATATTATAAACATTTTGTAGATGATTTAAGAATAAATCTTCTGGGTTTTTATATCCATTGACTTTATAGTATCTTCCTAATGCAAATCCAAATGTTTCATCCATGCCTACATGGATTTTAGGTGTTTTAAAGGCACTTTTACAAAAAGTAATCATTGCTTCAATAAACTTATACGTATCATCAGAAATGATTAAGACATCAGATTGATCGCGATACTTACCACTACCTGGCCATTTTAAAAATTGTCCCATATGACCTAGGGTTTGAATACAAGGAACTAAAGTTACTCCTAATTCGCTCGCATATTGATCAAGTTCACGAATATCTTTTAAACTATACTTACCTCTTAGATATCCAAATTTTTTATAGTCTTCAAGTTCATAGATATCTTCCATATATAACCAAATCTCATTGTATCCCAAAAGTGCTTGTCTTAATATAACTGATTTAAAGTATGTTAATTTAAAGACTGCATTTCTAGATAAATCAATCATTGTTCCTTTAACTTTAAATCCATCATCTTTAACAATTGTTCCATGATGATTATAATGATTCAAAAGATATAGCGCACTTGGAATATTTTTATAATAAAGCGTGTGCCCTTCTAATACTGTTTCATTACTTTCAATAAATTTAGTTACTTGATGTTTAATGTTTAGTTTTTCTAGTAATTTTTCCATTAACTTATTTACTCCTAGCGACTTGTTAACTTTATTTTAACACATCAATTTTGATTATTTTTTTATAATAAAAAAACATCTTATAAAAAGATGTCTTTTTCTATTATTTCATTTCTTCAATATAATGAACATAATCTAGTGAACGTAATGCTTCAATGATTTCTACGTGAGTTTTAAACTTTTTTAATTCTTCTTTAACAATTGAAACACTTACTGAATAAACACTTAAACCACTGTTTATATAAGCAGGATTTGACTCTAAACCATCAATTCTTAAACCTAGTTCACGAATAATTGTTGAAAAGTCTTTTAAGTAAATAGCATCAATTAACTCTAACTGAAACTCAAAGTGGTTTGAACGGTTCTTTAAATATATTTCAAGTGGCGGAACCAGTGATAATAACATCACAAATACAGTACCTACGATTAAAACTACTGTATAGTTTCCGGCACCAATTAGAAGTCCTATAATCCCGCTTGCCCAAAGACTTACTGAAGTTGTTAACCCTTTAATTTGGTTTTTAGAACTATAGAGAATTGTGTTGGTTGAAATAATTGCAATTGCAATAATCGATGCCGTTGAAATTAACCATAAGCCACCTTCTTGTTCTCTCATTAATTTAATATCCAGCAGCATGGCTAGTGTTGAACTTAATGTAACAATCATAAAGGTTCTAATACCTGCTGCATGGCGCTTACTTGATCGTTCCCATCCAACAATAGCTGAGAAGATAATAGAGATAACTAATCTAAATAAAATACTGTATAAGTTAGTATCCAGTGCCCAATTTCCTAATAAGTTTCCAATTGGATCGTTTATCATAATCTAATCCCCCCTATTTCTTTCTATTCAAGAGTCCCACTCTTGATTGCATTTGATAGTACTGTTCAGCTTCTTCTGTGAACGCAATTTCTTCTTGCATTAATGCTTTTTCATGCTTAGGTATTTTTTCTTTAATTTCATTAATTCTTTCAATTAAGATTTCGACATCTGACTTTTTCGTACCATCAGCTTTAACTTCTACGACTTCAGTAATATCTTCTAACTTATTAGAATATGATTTAGATAGATATAATGCTAGTTTAGCACAAACAGGTCCAATCAATTCATAGAGAACGCTTGATGCTAAAATAATCGTTTCTAGTGCTTGGCCACTTTCACCACCAAGTGCTCTAGCACCTAGTGCTGCTAACCCGATAGCAACTCCTGCTTGAGGAATTAAGGCTAAACCTAAATAATTCTTAACCTCTTTTGATTTACCTACTACAGCAGAACCTGAATAAGCCCCAAAATATTTACCAATAATTCTTACGATGAAATAGATAATACCAATAAGTAAAAGTGGTGTTGTTCCAACTAACGTTGATGTACTTAGTAACGCATCTAATTTAAAATTTACTCCAGATCTTACAAAGAATAATAATAAAATTGGAGGACTAAAGTAATTTAATTGCTTAAAGAGTTTGTCATCATCTGTAATATTAATATAAACTGTCCCCATTGACATGCATCCAAGTAATGGAGAAATGTCTAATAATGCACAAATACCACAGAATAAGAAGATTAAAGCAAGTGCAATAATAAGTCTATTATCTGTAGAACGTTTAGCGGTCATTAATAATTTCATAAAATAGCCAAATAAGCCACCAATTAAAACAACCCCAATATTAATTGCAATTGGTTGTAAAATTGATCCAAAACTAATACTTCCACCACTGTTTAAAGCGATCGCCACAGAAATTGCAATTGAATATGCAACTAATCCTACAATATCATCTAAAGCAACTACTTGAATTAATGTATCAACAAAATCTCCTTTTGCACCAGTTTGTCTAATTGTCATGACAGTTGATGCAGGAGCTGTTGCAGCTGCTAAAGCCGCTAACACGATTGAAAATGCTAATGTCATTTTTAATAAATAAAATGTGACAAAGAAAATTAAAATTGATGCAAACAAAGCTTCAAATATTGTAATTACAACAACTTTTAGTCCATTTTTCTTTAAAATTGATAATTTGAAAAACTCACCTGTTGAGAATGCAATAAACGCTAAAGCGATATCTGCTAAAAAGTCCATACCACTTACGACTTCTCTTGGAATTAAATTAAGCACAAATGGCCCAATTAAGATTCCAACTACGATATAAGCCGTTACATTTGGTAGTTTTAATTTTTTTGTTAGTCTAGTCATCAAGAAGCCTAGCGATAACATGATACCAACTGATAGAATGACGATGGCAACATTTGATGTTACCCCTAGTTTTTCATATAAATTCATAATATCCCTTTTCTCTAAATATTTTATATTTACTTATCTTCATATATATTATCCCACTGTTTTTATATAAAGTAAATATATATTTTCCCCTATATAAGTTTTACTTATAGTTATATATTAAAGAAAAGACCTATATTTAGGCCTTTAATAATTAATTATTTTGTAGATTGTGAGACGTGTAAACACTCAAATACAATACCATTTTCTGTTAATAATGGTCTTTTTTCATAAAAATAATAGTTTTTTTGTTCCCAAGTTTTTGTATCATAATAACTAATGAAGCCAATAGCATCTTTACGATACTCAACAATTGGATAACGCAAATCCAAACATGGCTTTATTCGATAAACATCTTCTAAGACAAATTTCGTAATTTTTATATTTTCAATGTTATAAGTTAAAGGAACTAAAGTATCAATCTTTTGCCAACCAAAAGAAGTTAGAATATTATTGTAATACCCTTCAAAAATAAACTTATTCATCCCTTTTTCACTCTCAAACAAATATAATGGTGCATATAATTTATTATCTAAACCGTCTTTAATCAGATACAATTTGAAAATTAAATTAGGAAAATCATCTGTTTTATATCCGTTATTAAAAACTCTTTCCCTTATTTTATTCATATCAAAATTTGATTCAAATGATATTCTATATTGCATTCCAATCATTTTAAGCACCTCACTTTAATTTTTTTTGCATCACTAGGCCATATTCTGTTTTTAAAGTTAATTTAAATCCTTCCTTTTCATACATGGATACATAGCCTCCAAAATTACTATATCCATGAAGTTTTTCTTCATATGGATAAGATTCTATTAGATCATAATCTTCAACAATTGCATCTTCAATTACTTTTTTTAATAATTGACTAGCAATACCTTGTCTATAATATTTCTCATTAACAACAAAACAATATATTGATAATACTTTCTTTTGATCCATGGGTACATAACTCATATAATTCTTCCAATTGGCACATTGGCTACAGTTAGTTTTATGATTCACATTTACCCAACCAATAATTTTGTTATCTAATTCTGCAATATATCCTGTAATCTTCTCTTCTATTACATACTTATGTGCATATGTTCTTCTTGTGTCTTTATCAGAATAAGTTAAGTTGTCATTTGAATCGTTCCACCCAACACAATAACATTTATCTTTTTCTAATTTTGTATCATGTGCTGTGTAATCAAAAAACTCAATATACTTATCTGCATCCAAACTTGAAATCTTTCTTATAATAACATCCATACTAAATCCCTCGCTTAATCTTATTTTATAAAAATTAAGGAGAAAAAACTTTGAAAATTAAAAGTGAATTTAAAATTCTAACTAACAGTAAAGTTCATTTTGTTTTTGTTTGAGTATTAATAAATAAATAATGTTTATTTTAAAAAACAGAGCCTTTTAGACTCTGTTATTGTTTAAAGCTGATTTAATACAGTTTCGTATGTTGTTTGGCTTGGTTCTTCTATGTTAAAAGTCTTAATATCATCTATTTTAATAATTGCCCAATTTTCTAATTTTGTATCAACTACACGTATATATAATTCATCACCTAATTTAACATTTGGTATAGTTAATAAATTGAATTTATAGCTCACTAGAATTTCATTTCCTCCATACTTTTGAGGATTTGTATTCGCAAATTTCGCAATCATCACATCATCACTTGCGCGGTAAATAGCTAAATATAAATGTTCTACGTCATTTCCTCCACCTAGCCTAAAATTAATCCAACCACTACCGCCTAAAATAAAGTTCGAAGAACGAATTGCTCCTACTTTATCATCATCAGTTTTTGAACCGTCAAAGAAATAAGTTCCTTCTTTTCTATTATTTGCTGAGATGACATATTCATCTTTGAATGCGTCTGATTTACCATCGATTGATTCGATTGTCCACCCACTTAAATTTCCAGTTTCAAATCCACCATTTAAAATATCCATGTTTGATATATATGCATAGACTGTAACCGTAAATGATTTTTGATTCGCTTTATTTCCTGCACTGTCTGTAGCATCATAATAAAGCGTATAAGTTCCTGGTTTAGTTGTATCAATTGTATCACCACTAATGACAACTTCAATTGAATCATCTGCATTATCTGTAACAGATACTTGAGGACCAATAAAATCATCACCAACAATGATTGCGGTTTTACCACCACTTAAAAGAATAATTGGTTTTGTGGTATCTTTTTCACTACCACAACTTACTATAACGAATAACATTAAGTTTAAAACAAATAAAAGAAGTTTTTTCATTTTTCTCCTTCATATGATTTTACAGAATCTCTTTCAACCATGAGACACTCCAAAGTCATATTAATTAATTTAGCTTTTTTATTATGAATACGTCTTAACATTAAGTACATTGCTTGTTCTGCCATATATTTTCTTGATACTTTCATCGTTGTGATTTGAGGATTAGATATCTTTGAATAAATAACATCATCAAATCCAATGACTGAAACTTCTTCTGGAACCTTAATATTAATTTTTTCTAATTGTTGAATAAGTAAATATGCAATATGATCATTATTACATAAAAATGCTGATGGCAATTTTTCTGGTAATTTCAAATCAATCATATTACCTAATTCATCTCTATCTGGAATAATTTTTGCTTCTTTTAAATCAAGTCCATATTCTAATAATGCTTTGGAATAACCTAAGTAACGGTCAATAATTGAATTTGTGGATGGAATTTTACCAATAAACCCTATATCATGATGACCTTTTTTAATTAAATATTTTGTTGCTATATATCCTGCATTAAAGTTATTTGAAACAATACTATCTAATGCTAAATCATCATAGTAAAAGTCAATGCATACAATTGGTAAATCAAATTTTTTCACTTCATTCACAAATACTTTACTGAATTGACCTAACATTAAAATTCCGTCTTTACCTTGTACATTAAAATTCAAATTTAAATTATTTTCATCTTGTTTATTTACAATTTTTAAAACTAAACTTACATTTTTTGTAACTGCATTTTCATTTAATCTTTTATAAAGTGTTGTATAAAAGTCTTCAGTCGCAGCTAGGAATACTTCAGGTACTAAAACGACTAAATTAAACTGATCATTCTTTTTATATTGGTATCCCATTTCCTGTGCCATTAATCTAACTTTATCTTTCATTTCACTAGAGATATCTTTATCATCATTAAAGACTTTAGAAACAGTCATTCTTGAAATATTTAAGCGATTAGCGATGTCTTGCATCGAAACTTTTTTCGACATAGTTTCCTCCTAGCTATTTAATGAGAATATAAAACTTCCCAAAAAAATACCAACTAATAATAAATGTGTCCAAAAGATAATATGTGCAATTATCTTTTTAGAACTTGTTAATCCATTCAAATGACGGTAACCCATAAACGAAACAATTATTGAACATATAATAAAGACAAATGATAAATAATACATAACTAAATTCATAAAATCAGGATGTTCATTGACATATTGACCCATCGATAAAAAGACAAACGCATTTACTAAAAAGACAATGAATGATAATGTAATAAAACTAAAATTTTTGTTTCGCATGATGACCTCTTCTAAACATTTCTACCCTCATTTTATCATGTTTCTAATGAAAAAATAACCTTAGAATGGGTTAGTTACCTCAATTGTCTGTATTTCAGCATCTGATACTCCAACAAATAAAGTATATACTTCATCATTCTTTTTTACTAAAGCTGCCGAAAATAAGACATCTACTAAATCAGGTCGTTTTGAAGGACCAGGATTAAAGTTATCCCTAACAGCTATTATTTTCATTGGCGATGCTTTTTTGGTTTTAATATCTACCTTAAAAGTCATTGCGTAATAATGTCTAACATTATCTTCACTAAAGTTTGCAATATGACCTAAAACACCAATCGTATGTTTATCAATTAACGTTAAGTGATTTGCCCCACCCCATTCATCATCTATAAACTGATCAAATAAAGGTACTTGATCAATAAACTCTGTTGTAACATCCGCTAATGAATTTGCTATATCAAATCCAATTTTACCGCGTCCACCTTTTAATCCTTGCGGTCTAGAAAAGACTGCAATTCTATGATCTGATAATTCTAATAAGCGCACATCCTTCATTCCCATTGGCGCATCTAAGAATGGCACTAAATGATTCAAGTCTTTTCCTCTATAAAACTTTGTATACCATTCAACATTTTTTCCCTTAAAGGATACAAAAGTACCTCCAATAATGAACTCACCTTGAATGACAGTAACACAAGGATCTTGAAGATTTAACGGTTTCAAATCACTTCTTCTTTGATAAACTTCTCCTACTTTTTCAAAGAATACTGCTTCACTTAGTTCCGAATCTCTTTTTTCTACACGTCCTAAAATAAGTTCTTTACCTTGATATAAAAATGGTGCACTTGGATTATAAACATCATTTCCATCTACACCTATAAATTTAACTGTCTTAGGATGGGTTGGAGATTTATCTTTCTTAAATTCTTTTAATAATTCAGTAATTGTCTGTTTCATTATTAACCCCTAAAAGGTTTTAGTTTTTGATAGATTTCATCTAATGAAATTGTCGCTAGACAAATCTTATCATCCGCTGCACCATAATAAATTTTAATTTCATCTGACTCTAAGATGATGCCACAAGTGAAAACTACATTTCCAAAGAAACCATGCAATTCATACGTTTCAAAAGGTGATAAAATTGGTTCACTTGTTTTATAAAGTATTTTTGTAGGATCATCAAGTGAAGTTAAAAATGCACCTAATTTATAAACAGAATCTTTATTTGCTGCATGATAAATATGCAACCATCCACGATTGGTTTTCACTGACGGTGCCCCACCACCAATCCTACCATTTTCCCAATCATTTTCATCAACTGTTAAAAGTATCTTATGCTCTCCCCAATGTGTTAAATCTAAAGAAGAGGCACTCCACATATTTGGATACCCAATATCATTAGGCACAGGGCGATGATACATAAAATATTTTCCATTGATTTTCTCTGGCAAAATTGATACATCTTTATTATCAACAGGCAAAATAATTCCTTTTCTTTCATAGGAAATAAAATCTTTTGTTTCAATTAACCCCACAGAAACACCATGTTTTGAAACTGCAGTATATGTAATTAAATACTTATCTAATACATGCGTAACTCTTGGGTCTTCTATACCCCAAGATTCCATTTCTGACTCTGGATAAATCCAAGGTTCTTTATCAACTGTAAAATGAATGCCGTCGTTTGAATATGCTCTTCTAAAATGCGAAAGCGAAGTTAAGTATTCAACTTTACTTTCTGTATTTTTAATTGTTCTTGAATCTCTAAAATCTAAATTCTTATCATTTTTATCAATTAATTTAATTTGTAACTTTTTATTTTCTAATACAGGCACTTTTATATAACCGTCCTCTGAAATTGCGCTTTCTGCAATTCTAAGTAACAATATATATTGATTATTATATTTAGTTGCCCCACAATTAAATACACCATCAACTTTTAAACTTGGATGTGTTGGTTTTATATCTTTAATTGTGATTAGTGGATTTTGTTTCGCCCTTCTCATAAAGTCACCTACGATACACTTATTCTTAATGTGGTTTGATCAAATAATCCACCCTTTGTATAAACCTTTATGGTGATTGTTTTTGAACCACTTGTTGTCTCCAATTGGAATTCATCTGTTTTGAATGTTAATAGTTTCCCATCAAGAATAACTTCATAATAATCAACTGTATCATTTTTATTATTGATGACAGTTTGAAGTTTTAATTTAAATTTTTTACTTACTTCAGCATTATTTTCATGACTGATAACACTTAATGTTGCTTGATATGCGTTAATTACTCTATCATTAAAGATAACTAACTTATCAGTTTTTGTAAGATTCGCATTCACAGGTAATTCCACAATAATTACTGATTGTTTAGGAGATAACTCTAATTGATAAGTGCCGCTCACATTTTCTGAAATGATTTTATCTGTCACCTTATCATATAAAGTTTTTGTCCCGTCAACTATATAATTTACAGTTTGATTTGTTTCATATGGATTATAAAGTAGATAAGTTTTTTCTTCTTCATTAAAGAAATCACCTTGATTTAGGTCAATTTTTAAGATACCATCTACATTTGTCTTTTCGTATAAAGAGCCTAGCATCCCTATTGAAGCACCAGAATATATAGAAAAGTCTGTTTGAGCCCATCCATATACCGTTGGATCTCCACCAAACCATGGAGTTTTTGCACTACCTGATTTTCTTATGCCTTCATAAGGAAAAATATTATTTGCTAAATCATTAAATTTAATCGTATCTTCACTAAATTCAGAAAGATACATTGTTTCATTTTCATCTTTTGCATAATCAGGGAAGAAATATCTTGAGTTAGAAATTAAATGATTTAACCATTTACCAACACTTGAAGCAAATCTTGTATCATATTTAACTGTTTTAGCCATGATAAATGCTGCGGCAAATGAATTCATGCTAAACGCATAGCCACCACCGTCTGTAATAGATCCCATTAGGCCAGAAACAGCAAATCCATTATAATTATCATTTAACATCCCCCATCCACCACGTGGAATTGAGTTACCATTAAATACTAAATTAAATAATCGATTTACATCAAAATTTGTATCAAATTCTTGATTATATCTTGCAGCTAAATAAGGTGCGAAATATAATAAAATTTCATACATTGGTGAACCTGAATACTTTTTATCAATATAAGTCATTGTATCAATTGCAGCTGTTTTATATTTTTCATTAGCAGTTAACTGATAACCATAATACATTAATAATGAAATACCAACTGCACTATCTGGTTCTGTCCAAATATTATTTTTATAAGGTTGC of the Acholeplasma hippikon genome contains:
- a CDS encoding MgtC/SapB family protein — protein: MINDPIGNLLGNWALDTNLYSILFRLVISIIFSAIVGWERSSKRHAAGIRTFMIVTLSSTLAMLLDIKLMREQEGGLWLISTASIIAIAIISTNTILYSSKNQIKGLTTSVSLWASGIIGLLIGAGNYTVVLIVGTVFVMLLSLVPPLEIYLKNRSNHFEFQLELIDAIYLKDFSTIIRELGLRIDGLESNPAYINSGLSVYSVSVSIVKEELKKFKTHVEIIEALRSLDYVHYIEEMK
- a CDS encoding immunoglobulin-like domain-containing protein, with protein sequence MKKLLLFVLNLMLFVIVSCGSEKDTTKPIILLSGGKTAIIVGDDFIGPQVSVTDNADDSIEVVISGDTIDTTKPGTYTLYYDATDSAGNKANQKSFTVTVYAYISNMDILNGGFETGNLSGWTIESIDGKSDAFKDEYVISANNRKEGTYFFDGSKTDDDKVGAIRSSNFILGGSGWINFRLGGGNDVEHLYLAIYRASDDVMIAKFANTNPQKYGGNEILVSYKFNLLTIPNVKLGDELYIRVVDTKLENWAIIKIDDIKTFNIEEPSQTTYETVLNQL
- a CDS encoding beta-N-acetylhexosaminidase, giving the protein MEKLLEKLNIKHQVTKFIESNETVLEGHTLYYKNIPSALYLLNHYNHHGTIVKDDGFKVKGTMIDLSRNAVFKLTYFKSVILRQALLGYNEIWLYMEDIYELEDYKKFGYLRGKYSLKDIRELDQYASELGVTLVPCIQTLGHMGQFLKWPGSGKYRDQSDVLIISDDTYKFIEAMITFCKSAFKTPKIHVGMDETFGFALGRYYKVNGYKNPEDLFLNHLQNVYNIAKKMGYGEVCIWSDMFFRHRSKANYYYDLEIQFEDDFINRIPKDITLVYWDYYSKDENIYRGMIQNHQKMNRKVIMASGTWIWTKLFYDQNKTLSTATHAIKMSQENNVQEIIFTQWNDDGAYCDYESSFLGLFDVNQVIDESINENYLEKIKCKSYSVLKTASNINALGYEPVLLLWDDLLLGIYLNNHVGYDYHLLTPMLENTIEFIKEAEKTNYNHLICIAKLLKNKLALRKILLEGYFETKNFDGAKEELNEMRKNLIDVVESFEKNWNERNKMFGLEVIQNRLFSQLRRIDTYESLVNNYHFDEKLEFLEEKLEKDPWNNVKFIDVALSSKQ
- a CDS encoding DUF4865 family protein translates to MIGMQYRISFESNFDMNKIRERVFNNGYKTDDFPNLIFKLYLIKDGLDNKLYAPLYLFESEKGMNKFIFEGYYNNILTSFGWQKIDTLVPLTYNIENIKITKFVLEDVYRIKPCLDLRYPIVEYRKDAIGFISYYDTKTWEQKNYYFYEKRPLLTENGIVFECLHVSQSTK
- a CDS encoding LacI family DNA-binding transcriptional regulator; translation: MSKKVSMQDIANRLNISRMTVSKVFNDDKDISSEMKDKVRLMAQEMGYQYKKNDQFNLVVLVPEVFLAATEDFYTTLYKRLNENAVTKNVSLVLKIVNKQDENNLNLNFNVQGKDGILMLGQFSKVFVNEVKKFDLPIVCIDFYYDDLALDSIVSNNFNAGYIATKYLIKKGHHDIGFIGKIPSTNSIIDRYLGYSKALLEYGLDLKEAKIIPDRDELGNMIDLKLPEKLPSAFLCNNDHIAYLLIQQLEKINIKVPEEVSVIGFDDVIYSKISNPQITTMKVSRKYMAEQAMYLMLRRIHNKKAKLINMTLECLMVERDSVKSYEGEK
- a CDS encoding glycoside hydrolase family 130 protein, producing MRRAKQNPLITIKDIKPTHPSLKVDGVFNCGATKYNNQYILLLRIAESAISEDGYIKVPVLENKKLQIKLIDKNDKNLDFRDSRTIKNTESKVEYLTSLSHFRRAYSNDGIHFTVDKEPWIYPESEMESWGIEDPRVTHVLDKYLITYTAVSKHGVSVGLIETKDFISYERKGIILPVDNKDVSILPEKINGKYFMYHRPVPNDIGYPNMWSASSLDLTHWGEHKILLTVDENDWENGRIGGGAPSVKTNRGWLHIYHAANKDSVYKLGAFLTSLDDPTKILYKTSEPILSPFETYELHGFFGNVVFTCGIILESDEIKIYYGAADDKICLATISLDEIYQKLKPFRG
- a CDS encoding GNAT family N-acetyltransferase, whose amino-acid sequence is MNIKLVRLNEKYKMHLFEMMDEWYQKEPKPIPSAIRKVDYHDFDNYIKHIDNANTNGLIPDTTYFCLDCDINKFVGAVNIRHDLNEALLMHGGHIGFGVRPSMRSKGYGKAMLKETLKKCQKLGIYRVLMTCDKENIASSKVIQSNGGILENELVFLDKIIQRFWIENKKENI
- a CDS encoding GNAT family N-acetyltransferase yields the protein MDVIIRKISSLDADKYIEFFDYTAHDTKLEKDKCYCVGWNDSNDNLTYSDKDTRRTYAHKYVIEEKITGYIAELDNKIIGWVNVNHKTNCSQCANWKNYMSYVPMDQKKVLSIYCFVVNEKYYRQGIASQLLKKVIEDAIVEDYDLIESYPYEEKLHGYSNFGGYVSMYEKEGFKLTLKTEYGLVMQKKLK
- a CDS encoding DUF1861 family protein, translating into MKQTITELLKEFKKDKSPTHPKTVKFIGVDGNDVYNPSAPFLYQGKELILGRVEKRDSELSEAVFFEKVGEVYQRRSDLKPLNLQDPCVTVIQGEFIIGGTFVSFKGKNVEWYTKFYRGKDLNHLVPFLDAPMGMKDVRLLELSDHRIAVFSRPQGLKGGRGKIGFDIANSLADVTTEFIDQVPLFDQFIDDEWGGANHLTLIDKHTIGVLGHIANFSEDNVRHYYAMTFKVDIKTKKASPMKIIAVRDNFNPGPSKRPDLVDVLFSAALVKKNDEVYTLFVGVSDAEIQTIEVTNPF
- a CDS encoding cation:proton antiporter — protein: MNLYEKLGVTSNVAIVILSVGIMLSLGFLMTRLTKKLKLPNVTAYIVVGILIGPFVLNLIPREVVSGMDFLADIALAFIAFSTGEFFKLSILKKNGLKVVVITIFEALFASILIFFVTFYLLKMTLAFSIVLAALAAATAPASTVMTIRQTGAKGDFVDTLIQVVALDDIVGLVAYSIAISVAIALNSGGSISFGSILQPIAINIGVVLIGGLFGYFMKLLMTAKRSTDNRLIIALALIFLFCGICALLDISPLLGCMSMGTVYINITDDDKLFKQLNYFSPPILLLFFVRSGVNFKLDALLSTSTLVGTTPLLLIGIIYFIVRIIGKYFGAYSGSAVVGKSKEVKNYLGLALIPQAGVAIGLAALGARALGGESGQALETIILASSVLYELIGPVCAKLALYLSKSYSNKLEDITEVVEVKADGTKKSDVEILIERINEIKEKIPKHEKALMQEEIAFTEEAEQYYQMQSRVGLLNRKK